The following coding sequences are from one Motacilla alba alba isolate MOTALB_02 chromosome 4, Motacilla_alba_V1.0_pri, whole genome shotgun sequence window:
- the RASGEF1B gene encoding ras-GEF domain-containing family member 1B isoform X1, producing the protein MGRMPQTPPFAAMFDSSSYNRNLYQTKEDNCGGLYYHDNNLLSGSLEALIQHLVPNVDYYPDRTYIFTFLLSSRLFMHPYELMAKVCHLCTEQQRLCEPGLDKNWTQKIAPKILQLLTEWTETFPYDFRDERMMRNLKELAQRIASGDEMYRKNVQQLLQNLIRKLAAVTQYEEVLAKIDATTSTDRLTLLKTKPQSMQRDIITVCNDPYVLAQQLTHIELERLNYIGPEEFIQAFVQKDPLNNDKSCYGDRKKTRNLEAYVEWFNRLSYLVATEICMPVKKKHRARVIEYFIDVARECFNIGNFNSLMAIISGMNMSPVSRLKKTWAKVKTAKFDILEHQMDPSSNFYNYRTALRGATQRSLTAHSNREKIVIPFFSLLIKDIYFLNEGCANRLPNGHVNFEKFWELAKQVSEFMTWKQVECPFERDWKILQYLLSVPVFSDDALYLASYESEGPENHIEKDRWKTLRSALLGRV; encoded by the exons ATG GGCAGGATGCCGCAGACGCCTCCCTTTGCAGCCATGTTTGACAGCAGCAGCTACAACAGGAACCTGTATCAGACTAAAGAAGACAACTGTGGAGGGCTCTATTACCATGACAACAATCTCCTGTCAGGGTCTCTGGAAGCTCTGATCCAGCACTTGGTACCCAATGTGGATTACTATCCCGAT AGGACATACATCTTCACCTTCCTCCTCAGCTCCCGCCTCTTCATGCACCCGTACGAGCTCATGGCCAAagtctgccacctgtgcacTGAGCAGCAGAGACTCTGTGAGCCTGGCCTGGACAAG AACTGGACCCAGAAAATTGCACCAAAAATCCTACAGTTGTTGACTGAGTGGACAGAGACTTTTCCTTATGATTTCCGTGATGAAAGAATGATGAGGAACTTAAAGGAGTTGGCACAAAGAATAGCCAGTGGGGATGAG ATGTACCGGAAGAAcgtgcagcagctcctccagaacCTGATCCGGAAGCTGGCCGCAGTTACCCAGTACGAGGAAGTGCTTGCCAAAATTGATGCCACCACATCCACAGATCGCCTCACGCTCCTGAAGACCAAGCCCCAGTCCATGCAGAGGGACATAATCACAGTCTGCAATGATCCCTATGTGTTAGCTCAGCAGCTGACGCACATAGAGCTT GAGAGACTCAATTATATTGGACCAGAAGAATTTATCCAGGCGTTCGTGCAAAAGGATCCTTTGAATAATGACAAG AGCTGCTACGGAGATCGAAAGAAGACTCGGAATCTTGAGGCCTATGTGGAGTGGTTCAACAGGCTCAGTTACTTGGTTGCAACAGAAATCTGTATG CCTGTGAAGAAGAAGCACAGAGCAAGAGTGATAGAATATTTCATCGATGTGGCACGGGAATGTTTTAACATTGGCAACTTCAATTCCTTAATGGCTATTATTT CTGGCATGAACATGAGTCCTGTGTCTCGATTAAAGAAAACCTGGGCAAAAGTGAAGACAGCCAAATTTGATATTCTTGAG CATCAGATGGACCCTTCCAGCAATTTTTACAATTACCGAACTGCTCTGCGCGGAGCGACTCAGAGGTCCCTGACAGCTCACAGCAACAGAGAGaag ATTGTGATACCTTTCTTCAGCCTCTTGATCAAGGATATTTACTTCCTCAATGAGGGTTGTGCCAATCGCCTTCCCAATGGTCATGTCAATTTTGAG AAATTTTGGGAATTGGCAAAACAAGTCAGTGAATTTATGACATGGAAGCAAGTGGAGTGTCCTTTTGAAAGGGATTGGAAGATTCTGCAGTACTTGCTCTCTGTCCCAGTCTTCAGTGATGATG CACTTTACTTGGCTTCCTATGAAAGTGAAGGTCCTGAGAACCACATTGAAAAGGACAGATGGAAGACACTAAG gTCAGCGCTTCTGGGCAGAGTCTAG
- the RASGEF1B gene encoding ras-GEF domain-containing family member 1B isoform X2 — MPQTPPFAAMFDSSSYNRNLYQTKEDNCGGLYYHDNNLLSGSLEALIQHLVPNVDYYPDRTYIFTFLLSSRLFMHPYELMAKVCHLCTEQQRLCEPGLDKNWTQKIAPKILQLLTEWTETFPYDFRDERMMRNLKELAQRIASGDEMYRKNVQQLLQNLIRKLAAVTQYEEVLAKIDATTSTDRLTLLKTKPQSMQRDIITVCNDPYVLAQQLTHIELERLNYIGPEEFIQAFVQKDPLNNDKSCYGDRKKTRNLEAYVEWFNRLSYLVATEICMPVKKKHRARVIEYFIDVARECFNIGNFNSLMAIISGMNMSPVSRLKKTWAKVKTAKFDILEHQMDPSSNFYNYRTALRGATQRSLTAHSNREKIVIPFFSLLIKDIYFLNEGCANRLPNGHVNFEKFWELAKQVSEFMTWKQVECPFERDWKILQYLLSVPVFSDDALYLASYESEGPENHIEKDRWKTLRSALLGRV; from the exons ATGCCGCAGACGCCTCCCTTTGCAGCCATGTTTGACAGCAGCAGCTACAACAGGAACCTGTATCAGACTAAAGAAGACAACTGTGGAGGGCTCTATTACCATGACAACAATCTCCTGTCAGGGTCTCTGGAAGCTCTGATCCAGCACTTGGTACCCAATGTGGATTACTATCCCGAT AGGACATACATCTTCACCTTCCTCCTCAGCTCCCGCCTCTTCATGCACCCGTACGAGCTCATGGCCAAagtctgccacctgtgcacTGAGCAGCAGAGACTCTGTGAGCCTGGCCTGGACAAG AACTGGACCCAGAAAATTGCACCAAAAATCCTACAGTTGTTGACTGAGTGGACAGAGACTTTTCCTTATGATTTCCGTGATGAAAGAATGATGAGGAACTTAAAGGAGTTGGCACAAAGAATAGCCAGTGGGGATGAG ATGTACCGGAAGAAcgtgcagcagctcctccagaacCTGATCCGGAAGCTGGCCGCAGTTACCCAGTACGAGGAAGTGCTTGCCAAAATTGATGCCACCACATCCACAGATCGCCTCACGCTCCTGAAGACCAAGCCCCAGTCCATGCAGAGGGACATAATCACAGTCTGCAATGATCCCTATGTGTTAGCTCAGCAGCTGACGCACATAGAGCTT GAGAGACTCAATTATATTGGACCAGAAGAATTTATCCAGGCGTTCGTGCAAAAGGATCCTTTGAATAATGACAAG AGCTGCTACGGAGATCGAAAGAAGACTCGGAATCTTGAGGCCTATGTGGAGTGGTTCAACAGGCTCAGTTACTTGGTTGCAACAGAAATCTGTATG CCTGTGAAGAAGAAGCACAGAGCAAGAGTGATAGAATATTTCATCGATGTGGCACGGGAATGTTTTAACATTGGCAACTTCAATTCCTTAATGGCTATTATTT CTGGCATGAACATGAGTCCTGTGTCTCGATTAAAGAAAACCTGGGCAAAAGTGAAGACAGCCAAATTTGATATTCTTGAG CATCAGATGGACCCTTCCAGCAATTTTTACAATTACCGAACTGCTCTGCGCGGAGCGACTCAGAGGTCCCTGACAGCTCACAGCAACAGAGAGaag ATTGTGATACCTTTCTTCAGCCTCTTGATCAAGGATATTTACTTCCTCAATGAGGGTTGTGCCAATCGCCTTCCCAATGGTCATGTCAATTTTGAG AAATTTTGGGAATTGGCAAAACAAGTCAGTGAATTTATGACATGGAAGCAAGTGGAGTGTCCTTTTGAAAGGGATTGGAAGATTCTGCAGTACTTGCTCTCTGTCCCAGTCTTCAGTGATGATG CACTTTACTTGGCTTCCTATGAAAGTGAAGGTCCTGAGAACCACATTGAAAAGGACAGATGGAAGACACTAAG gTCAGCGCTTCTGGGCAGAGTCTAG